From Kitasatospora sp. MAP12-44:
ACCGCCTTCAAGGGCGGCGCCGGTGCAGCAACCAACGTCGCGTTCAACGCGCCGTCGGCCTCGAGGACACTGCCCGTCCGGCCGACTCACCCGTCCGGAGGGTGGGCCCGGTTGTAGGGTGCCCCCCATGTCATCCAGGGGGACGGGTCACGCAGCCCGAAGTGCCGAGCCCATGAGCCGCCGACCAGCCGGGACCCCGCCGCACCGGCTCCGAGGATCGGCCGACGAGCCCGGCGCACACTCGACGGTGCCGGACTCTCGATTCTGCGGGATGTCCTCGGACCGTTGGCGCTTGAGCTGATCTGGGGGGTGGGCACCTTCCTGCTGTGCCTGCTCCTGGCGATCGGGTAAGGCGGGATCCGCCCGAGCGGTACGCGCTGTTCCGGTCAGCCGGTCGGCCAGTGCAGGCGGCCCAGGCTGATCAGGCGCAGCCGGTCGCGGGCGATGGCGGCGATCCGCTGCTCGGCCTCGGGCTGGTCCGCGGGCGCCTCCAGGAACGCCATCGCCGTGGAGACCAGTTGCTCGACGTACAGGCCGGAGAGCATGCGCAGGTCCGGCTCGCTCCACGACGCGCTCTGCTCCTGCAGACCCAGCGCGGCGGCGACCTCGGTGGTGAAGGCGTCGAGCTCGGCGGTGATCGCCGCGCGTACCGGTTGCACGCCGCCGTGCCGCTCGCGGGCCAGGAAGCGGACGTGGGCGGGGTGCTCCCGGACGTGCTGGGCCACCACTTCCACGGCGCGGTCGATCAGTTCGTCGGCGTCGCCCCGACCGGCCAGCACCGCCTTGATCATGCCGTGCAGGCTCAGCAGCGACTCCTCGACCAGGGCGACGCCCAGGTCGTCCAGGTCGCGGAAGTGCCGGTAGAAGCCGGCGGGGGACATCCCGGCGGTCCGGGTCACCTCGCGGA
This genomic window contains:
- a CDS encoding TetR family transcriptional regulator, whose translation is MSHIPAAAATPAPAPAAAGVRQAQKQQSRRALLDAGLLLLEHQNLSSLGVREVTRTAGMSPAGFYRHFRDLDDLGVALVEESLLSLHGMIKAVLAGRGDADELIDRAVEVVAQHVREHPAHVRFLARERHGGVQPVRAAITAELDAFTTEVAAALGLQEQSASWSEPDLRMLSGLYVEQLVSTAMAFLEAPADQPEAEQRIAAIARDRLRLISLGRLHWPTG